TACATGGAACCGGTTGGATGTTGAGCTTGCTGAGGAGTGCGAGGGTGTGCCAATCATACCGCGCGTAACGTCGATCTCAATTGATCCGGAAGATGATCAGACCATCTATGCAGGGATTGAGATTGACGGGTTACGTCTCTCCACCGATGGGGGTGAGACATGGGTAGAGCGAAGTGATGGACTAAGCAGCCTTGACATTCATGGGCTGACGGTTGTCCCCGGCGATCGCAAGGCACTCGTTGCTGCGACAAATAACGATGTATGTGTTACGACAGACATGAACGAATGGACACCACTCAGTGTCGGGGACGGGTTCCCTTGGCCCTATTGTCGCGCGGCGATGTATGTTCCGATGAACGGTACAGGCCGAGTTTATATTGGAGCCGGAAACGGTCCTCCTGGAGATGAAGGCGGACTGTTCTACACCGATAACCTCGGCAAATCGTGGGAACGCGCCGATCTTGGATTGACAGCCAACAGCACAATCTGGTGTTTGGCACGTCAGCCGGAGGTGCCCGGCTGGTTGTTCGCTTGTAGCGTCAACGGTCAGCTTTTCCGCAGCGCCGATGATGGTGCGTCGTGGTCCAAGCTTTCACATGAATTCGGTGAAGTCCGTGCGCTAGCAATTGTGGCGTAAGGAGAGTTAGTGCGCTTACTGAAACTCCCTCTGAATCTAAACCAAAACGTAGGGAACAGCAATCGTTGTTCCCTACTTGGATACTTGGGTTATCAAATCTCCTCAGTGGAGATTCCGTTCTTTAGAGCGGGGAGGAAATTGCACCTCTTTTTTGTTGAAAAAAACAGTGTGAATCGGGTACAATCGCATTGGCTTTTGTGGAAGAGTGTTTGCGGAACCAGAAAGTTGAATCGCAATGGTTAAAACATACCAATACCGAATCTATCCGACGACTAAACAACGTAAGACGCTTGATGCTATTCTTGAAGGATGTCAAACGCTTTACAACCAAGCTCTGGCTATGTGGAAACAAGCCTACCAAAAGCATGGCGAATCCTTGAGTTACAAGATACAAGCCAATCACCTAACACCTTGTTGACGAAAGTGAATCCCAAGGATACCTCTCAGAAATGCTCAGGTTGTGATACGGTTGTCAAGAAATCACTATCCGTTAGAATACCTAATTGTCCAGATTGTGGTCTCCAGTTAGACCGTGACCACAATGCTGCGATAAACATCAAAAAGGCGACTGTCGCCTTGCGTGGAGGTGCGGTGGTAGCAAACACCCCCGAAAAATCCCGATTTATCGGGAACAGAAGCGCGAAACCTTGTAAGTCCCGGGAAACGGGCAACAAGCCTCAATCCTTTAGGGAGGGGTAACTGACTTGATATTTAGAGGTAGATTTGGTATACTTCAGCTGCGCGGAGTGATATTGATTCAAGAAAAATAAACTTTTAGCCATCAAGAAACGTCACTCCCTAAGTATCACCCGGAATCTTTTGTAGATATAGAAGAGAGGTTAAGTGCTGTGAATAAGAGTGCGAAAAGTATTGTGGTTTGGTTGATTATGGCGTCATTTGTTGCCTATGCCATGTACCACTTTTTAAGTTCAGGTAAGGAAAAGGTACATCAGCTTGCGGCATCGGAATTTTATGCCTATCTGCGACAACCAAATAGCAAGGACCTATTTGAAGGAAAAATCGAAATCGGTAAAGAGTGGATCAAAGGAAAATTCAAGGATCCACAGCCCATTCTAGATCTGGATGAAATGCGTGGAGGTAGAGGAGAACCAGCAACGTTTCAGGAATTTCGGACCAGTCGTGATATTTACTCTGAATACCCACTTCAAGAAAAACTTGTTGAGTACCAAATTCCATTTGATAACGAACGTTCATCGGCTGTTCCCCAGTGGATTGTAATCTTCGGTTCGACAATCTTGCCGATCTTGCTCTTCCTAGGGATCATGATCTTCATTTCAAGGCAGATGCAAGGCACAGGTAATCGAGCGTTATCGTTTGGAAAAAGCCGCGCTCGGCTTCATTCTGAAAGCGAATCGAAAATTACCTTTGCCAATGTCGCTGGCTGCGATGAGGCGAAAGAAGGGCTAGAAGAAGTAATCCAGTTCCTGAAAGATCCGAAGAAATTTCAGCGACTCGGTGGACGTATTCCAAAAGGGGTTCTGTTGATGGGACCGCCGGGCACCGGAAAAACCTTACTTGCGCGTGCTGTCGCCGGGGAAGCTAATGTCCCATTCTACAGTATCAGCGGATCCGATTTCGTTGAAATGTTTGTAGGGGTCGGTGCTTCCCGGGTTCGGGATCTGTTTGAGACGGGAAAGAAGAATGCACCCTGCATCATCTTTATTGACGAACTAGATGCCGTTGGACGACATCGTGGCGCAGGCATCGGTGGTGGGCATGATGAGCGCGAACAGACCTTAAACCAGCTTCTCGTGGAGATGGATGGATTCGATACTTCCGAGGGTGTGATTCTCATTGCTGCAACAAACCGCCCCGATGTGTTAGATCCGGCGCTCCTCCGACCGGGACGTTTTGATCGCCAAATTGTCGTTGACCTCCCTGATGTCAAAGGGCGTGAAGATATTTTCAAAGTCCATACAGCGAACATTGAAACGGACCCAGATGTGGACTTGGAGAGACTCGCGAAGGCGACCCCCTACTTTTCGGGGGCAGACATCGAGAATATGGTGAACGAAGCCGCTTTGCTTGCAGCCAAAGAGGACAAAGATTCTGTTGAAATGATTTTCTTTGATGAGGCCAAAGACCGTGTACTGATGGGACCCGAACGTCGTAGCCTCATTATTAGTGATGATGATAGACGGGTCACCGCATACCATGAGGCAGGACATGCCTTATTGCGACACGTTATTCCCGAAAATGACCCGAACTATAAAGCCACCATTATTCCTCGTGGGCGATCGCTCGGTGTTTCAGTGGCGCTTCCGATTCAAGAACGTCGTAACTTCAACAAAAAATATCTCCTTGGCAGTATTACCACCGCGCTCGGTGGACGCGTTGCCGAAGAACTCATCTTTGGTGAATTGACCACGGGGGCGCAGAACGACTTTGAACAAGCAACCGATATTGCCCGTAAGATGGTTACGCAATGGGGCATGAGCGATCTTGGACCGCTCTCCTTCGGACGACGTGAAGAGCAGGTTTTTTTGGGCAAAGAGATCGCGCATCACCAAGATTATAGCGACAAGACAGCCATTGAAATTGATGAAGCTGTCCATGGCATTGTTATGGAGTGCTATAATAGGGCGAGAAACCTCATTGAAACGCACCTTGATGGGTTGAAGAAGCTAGCTGATGAGTTGCTCGAACGCGAAACACTCATCACAGAAGATATTGAAGAGATACTTGGGCCCCGTCCTCAACTTTCTCCGATTGCATCATGAATTGTCGAGGAAAATCGATTACTTTCGGGGAACGTACATGGATCATGGGCATCCTCAACGTCACCCCGGATTCCTTCTCTGACGGTGGTCGCTATCTCGATACCAACCGCGCGATTGCCTACGCCCACCAGATGATCGAAGATGGTGCGGACATTATCGACATCGGCGGCGAATCTTCTCGCCCGGGAGCCTTACCTGTCTCCACAGATGAAGAGTTAGCCCGTGTCCTACCCGTGATTGAAGCCCTTGCAAACGGAACGGAAGCACTGCTTTCGATTGACACCTATAAACCCATTGTTGCACGTAGTGCGCTTCAAGCAGGCGCACATATTGTCAACGATATTACGGCGCTAAGTGACGCAGATATGGCGGGAGTTGTTATGGAGATGGGCGCTGGGTTGATTCTCATGCACATGAAAGGCGTTCCCCGCACAATGCAGCGCTCGCCGGTGTATAGCGATCTAATCCCTGAGGTCTTGACTTTTCTCCGACAACGGATTGATAAAGCGCAAGCAGAGGGAGTTTGTCCCGGTCGGATTATGATTGATCCCGGTATCGGATTTGGTAAAACCGCCGAACATAATCTGGAGATTTTACGCTGTCTCGATGCGTTTCAGAGCCTAGATAAGCCCATCCTTATTGGTACTTCCAGAAAATCATTCATTGGCAAGATTCTTAATCTGCCCAATCCGGATGATCGGGTGGAAGGCACCGCTGCGACGGTCGCGTGGGCGATTGCCCACGGTGCAGATGTCGTTCGCGTCCACGATGTAAAGGCAATGTGTCAAATTGCCCAAATGACAGATGCGATTCATCGTCGAACAGATTAAAATCCCTCCCAAAAAACTGAAGATTCGGTTGTCTACATACAACGAATCAAAGGCGCAACATACGAAAATTGATTATAGGTATTGATATTGTTGAGGTCAATGTGCCGGGAATCTGTGTGCACGAATACCTCCCTGATGAGCAACTACAAATATGAATAAAAGCCAATCGTACGACTTTTCACGTTTCGCGTCTTACGCAATACATGACTTCGCAGTCGTGCTTATCACACTGTTACTTCTCTTCGGTGGGACAAATCTCGCCTCAGCCCAAGCCGTCAACGAAGAGTTTCACGCATCAACAAATACGTTCCTCAGAAGGCTTGCATCAGCAAAACACCTGAGGCTGGGGGATAACTCTGTCAGTTCAATTTCGGGGACAAATGCCCTTAACAGCAATCCTGCCGGACTTAGTTTCATCAATAGTAACCGTCTCGTCACAAACATTTCACGATTTCCGCGCACTGTTGCCATCATCACAAAATTGAACGATCTTGAACGATACGAGGATCACAATCAATACGCGCTTCGCGCATCAGGACTTGAGGTTATAAACTACAGCAAGCCTTTGGATGCCGCAGGAGGCTTTGGGTTCGATTTCGCGGTCGGACATGAAGGACGATTCAGCCGCGTTAATCACCTTGGAAAAGCGACGAACAGTTTCCCTGAGACTGACTTTGCGGTTGGAGTCAGTTATGCAGTTAAACTGTTTCGAGGATTCGCTATCGGTGCTGATGCCAGATGGCTGCGATCTAAAGTACAGGATGCCGAGAACAATCGGCATATCGGACACGGTTACGCTTATAATTTAGGACTAATCCAGCAATTAGGCGAATCCCTGCGCATCGGTGCCGTGATTAGAAACTTGAGTAACGGATTATCATTCACTGATAACTCTATTCCCGATAGGATTCGCCGAGATGTCCTTCTGGGCGGGAGTTATCAATTCCATTATAGAAATGTAGATATCCAGATTGGTTTGGATCTGAACCCACCCTTTGAGGATGGTGTCCGAACCAACTTTGGTGGAACTGTCTGGTATCGTGATTTCATCGGTGGACGGATAGGTTATCTGCGTCACATCGAAAAACGATTCGGCTCGGTCCTCAGTCTCGAAACTGGGCAAGTTGAGTTCGAGGATAGACTCTGGAAGACTGAAGGACTGACATTGGGTCTTGGCCTGCAGATTAGCGGGATTTATATAAACGTAGCCTATACACCGCAGATTCGGCCGACGGGAAATGACGGGGAGCAGGTCCGCATCGAAAATGGTAAATCGGTGTATTCATTTTCAATTGAGCAGCGTTATTGAGGAAAAGTAAAGAAAGAGGCATCTAAGCGGTGACAAACGAGAGATACGACAGCACTAAGATGATGGATTAACCTCCACCAACCACGGATGCTCTGTCGTATTACGCCCCACGTTTCGCATATCACAACCACTATGTCAGACGAATACAAAACGATCGTTGGGATGGCGGAATCAAAGCTGGTTGTCAAGAAATCCCGCTTTTTTGGGCTTGTCACATCAGTTGATACGATACAGAGATCTAAAAGATTTCTGGCACTCGTCCAAGAGAAATATCCCAACGCCTCACACTACTGCTGCGCATACAGTATCGGATGGGGGCGCGAAAAGCGCGAATATGCTACTGATGCCGGTGAGCCGAGAAAGTCCGCAGGTCCCCCGATTTTAGCAGCGCTAACCGCGTCTCAACTCTCAAATGTTGTCTGCATCGTCGTCCGTTACTACGGCGGCATCAATCTTGGCGTCGGTGGACTTATTCGGGCTTATGGTCGATGTGCGAGGGAATGTTTAGCGAGCGCAAAAATTGAAACTCAGATTTTTTATAAGACACTACAGGTGAGGACACCTTATGAACAGATTGGTTCGGTCCTCAAACTGTGCAGCAGATTAGGAGGAAAGGTGATTAACGTCGAATATGATCAACATGCAACCGTACATCTGCAGATTCGTCAACGGGAAGTTGAAAACTTTCAAGAGAATCTGCGAGGAATCAACGCTGATATTGACGTGATTGATCCTGTAACTGTATAATCTATTGGTATTGAATCTTGAGTGTGTAGACATTAAGCAATACAGGAGGAATAATCTTGAACGAGGTAAAAAAATTCACAACTACACATGAATGGGTTGAAGTTGGAGAGAACGACGGGGTCGTTGGGATCACCGAGCGCATCCAACTAGAGTATGGTGATATTATCTTTGTTGAGCTGCCCACAGTTGGCGATGAATATGAACAGGATGAGCCGCTAGGCAGAGTAGAAGTGACTGATGGTAATACTTTTCCTATCCATGCACCAGCAACCGGAGAGATTAAAGAAATCAACACCACGCTGGATGAGGATCCGGATCTAATTAATCATTCGCCTGAGGGGGATGGCTGGATCTGTCGGATAAGCATCGAGAGTCCCAGGGAGCTTGATGTATTGATGGATGTCGATGCGTACACTGACTATGAGGAAGAAGAACTCGACGATGAATACATGGATGAGGAAGATTTTTACGACGAGGATGAGGCTTATTAACTGGAGTAATCTACCTCAAAAGTCTTTTGTTACACTCCCCCGCCTCAAATAGATCCCCTATTCTTCTTCTGCGATACAAAGGATCTCTATGTCATTAGTCAGATTGGACCAAGTCACAAAATCGTATGACCCTTACCTCATTCTGGACGAAGTCTCTTTGTCAATTGAACATGGCGATCGGATTGGATTGATTGGAAAGAACGGAACTGGTAAAACTACGCTCATAGAAATTGTTGCCGGTATAATCGAGGATTTCAAAGGGAACATTGGGTACGCGAAACGACTACAAATCGGGTATCTGAGCCAAGAGCCCAATTTGGAAGCCGATTGCTCACTCCGGCAAGAGATGTTCAAAGTCTTTCAGAAGCGGCGAGACCTCGAAGATGAGATGCTGCTGCTCAGTGAAGAGATGGTAGAAGATCCAAATCTGCTAGATAGATATGCCCGGTTGCAAGAACAGCACGAACGCATGGGTGGCTACGACTATGAGTATCAAACAAATCGAACACTGGGCGGATTAGGATTTCGTGACAGCGATTTTAATTTGAAGACTGGTGTCTTGAGCGGCGGACAGAAAAGTCGTGCCGCGCTCGCAAAATTGCTGCTCGAAGATCCCGATCTGTTGTTGCTGGACGAACCTACTAACCATCTGGACATCAAAGCGATTGAATGGTTGGAAAACTTCCTGAATACCGAATATCAAGGGGCAGTCATCATCGTCTCACATGATCGCTACTTTTTGGATCGCGTTGCCCGTAAGATTATCGAGTTACGAAACCACAAGCTCACGGAGTACCCCGGAAACTACACCAAATATCTCGAAATCAGACAAACTGAAAAAATAGCGCAGGAACGTGAATATAAAAAGCAAAAACGGTATATCGCTCATGAAGAGGACTTTATCCGTCGCAATATGGCTGGGCAACGCACACGGGAGGCACAAGGACGGCAAAAGTTGCTCGACCGTCTTGAACGCGTGGAGAAACCAGAGACCGATGAGAAAACAATCAAACTCCGTTTCACGCCGGATGTACGGGGTGGAAACGACATCTTGCAGTGTCAGGGTTTGGGAAAGCGATATGGCGATAAGCAGATCTTTGAGGACATGAATATGGAAATCTATCGTCAGGATGTTGTCGGTGTCATCGGTCCCAACGGCGTTGGAAAAACCACACTGTTCCGAATGATGCTCGGAAACGAACTGCCGACTTCAGGGAAGTTGAAGGTTGGGCACAATCTCCATTTTGGGTATTACGACCAAGAGCTTGTCGGGCTAAACCAAGACAACACAATTATTGATGAGATTTGGGCGTTGCGTCCGACACAAAAACAGGGCGAGATTCGCAGTTTTCTCGGACGGTTCCTGTTCTCTGATGATGAGGTCTTCAAATGGATTGGCGACCTCAGCGGCGGCGAACAGAGCCGCGTCATGCTCGCCAAGCTGCTCCTCGAAAATGCAAATGTGCTCCTACTTGATGAACCGACAAATCACCTAGACATACCGTCGCGTGAAGTCCTTGAGGAGGCATTGGCAGCATATCCGGCAACCATTTTTATGATCTCTCATGACCGTTATTTTCTGAACAGTCTCGTCAACAAACTGCTGATCTTTGAGAACGGAACGGCGAATCTATTTTTCGGAACTTACGCCGAGTATGAAGCCCACGTTCGAGAGCAAAAGCGGCAAGCGATGCAAGCAAAAGAGGAAGCCGAGAAGGCAAAAAAGGTAGAGCGGCAGGAAAAACAGCGGAGGGAGAGGTTGCGAGTTGCTTCAACTTCAAAGAAATCGAAAAAGAAACGGCGGGTGAAAGCACAGCGGGTGGCTGATGTGTGATAGGGGATTGTCACCATCAGATCTGTGTACTTCAATGAAGTTGAGTCAACAATTCCGCTGGTGTCCAGACAGGTATGGTTGCAGTCTTGAAGCCGTCTTTGTCGCGGGTCACAATCGCGTCAATTCCTGCAATGCTTCCGCTTGCTCTAGAGCCTGACGATCGACTGTACAAATCTCGAAGGCTTCCAAACAGGTGCGTACCGTCGTACGAGCAATTTCCAATCCAGCCAATCGACGCGCAATATAAAAAATATCGGTCATCGCGGAAGCCAAAATGTATCCGATAATTTGTCCCTCATCGTTGGCCCGCCAAACGGCTATAGCTTCTGTGACCCAAGGTTTACGTTTCAAAAGGACATCCAGCACGACGTTGATATCAAATAAAATGTGCATCAACCGTACTTCTCCATACGATGTTCGTCAAGCCACTGTTGAACTTCTACATCCGACGGTGCTGCTTGGTTTGTTGATAGGAGACCGAGAGCCTTTTCCAAGGTATTGCGTTTAGATCGAGATTTTTCTACTTCTTCTAGTACAAGTGTTTTTAGAACATCTTGCACGAGTGAGAAGCGGCTAGCAGGTGGCCAGTCGCGAACAATTTTGATGACTGCCTTGTAGTTGGTTGGTTCAACGGTTGGCATAATTCTTTCCCCTTCAGTCAGATATTAAGGTGGCCACTACTATACCATTTTGACGAACGAATCGTCAATAGCAAGATTCAACCGGAGCCTCTTCTAGGATAAGGAGACCATAGCTTTGACATCAGAATTGTCGTCTATCGACTTTCATAATGAAGCCCTCGTCATTGATTCTCACAACGATACGATTGTCGGGCATATCCGTCGGGGAAACGTCAGTATTGCGGATAAGGAGACCCCTGACCGCGTCCGGCACGATGGAACAATTGCATATATGCGTGGCCCTCTAGACCGGGTAGCTAGCCAGATGGATATCCAGATCAACCTGCCAAAGATGCGTCAAGGTGGGGTGGACGCTGCCTTTTTTGCCATTGATGTGACGCGAGCGTGGAAGAACCATCTTAGCTACGCCCTAGATGCCATCGGCTTTTTTAAGGCGGAGGTCGAGACGCACGCCGATGAAATCATCATCGCGGAGACAGCGGAAGATATTCGAGAGGCAAAAGCGGCGGGCAAACTTGCTGCAATTTTGGTCATTGAGAACAGTGACGGTGTGGAGCGGAGCCTGAACATCCTGAAAAGCCTCCACCACTTGGGTGTCCGATCTGTTGGGTTGACCCACGACCCAACCTCATGGGCGGCCGCTGGCAACGCCGAAACAGATAGCGGTGGTGGACTCACCCGATTTGGCGTCCAACTGGTGAAAGAGATGAATCGACTGGGGATGCTTGTCGATGTCTCCCACATCAGTGAACGCGGCTTTTGGGATGTGCTGGAAATTGCCGAACGCCCTGTAATCGCTTCCCACAGCAACTGTAAAGCACTCTGCGGTCATCCGCGCAACCTAACTGACGAACAGATTAAGCGCATTGCCGAAAACGGCGGGGTCATCGGTGCGACCTTTGTAACGTGGTTCATTGACGACGATGCACCCTCATTTTCCCGTTATATCGATCATATCGATCACATCGTCAATCTGGTCGGAGATGACCACGTTGGTATCGGATCTGATTTCGATGGTGGCGGCGAACAACTCAGGGATGCGACAGAGTTTCCGAAAATTACCGAAGCGTTGTTGGAGCGAGGTTATTCGACGGCATCAATCAGGAAGATTCTAGGCGAAAATCATCTGCGGGCGTTCGCAGAGGCGTGTCCCGGATAAATATTGCTCCCCTACAACTCTCCACGCAGCAACAGACGATCCGTCATTGGCTCACCCTTACCGTTAAGCGTGCCGGTCGGCATATAGTGAATAACCATCGCCCGGCGCCTGCGCTGTGACCGATTCGGATTGGTCTGGTGCAGCATCAGACAATGATGCACCATTGCGTATCCCGCTTTGAGCGGTATAGGTGCCGCACGATTTTCATCCACGTCTGCCTGCAGCAACGCAGGAAGTTTCCCCTTCTCTGATACGGCGCGGTCATGATCTGGCGCGCTTTCCAAATGGCTGCCGGGGACGACGTTCATACACCCATTCTCTTCATCGGCATCGTCGAGTGCCATCCAGATACTCACGAGGTTCGCCGGCGTACAACGCCAATAGCCGTTGTCCTGATGCCACGGCACTTCGCCACCGTGGCGGGCAGGCTTATAGAGGGCTTGATCATGGAACAACTGGATATTAGGACCAATCAAGCTCTCGGCGATGTCCAATAGTGGCTCGTGATAGAGCAGTTGACGGTACATCTCATCATAGCGCCACATCTCCATGATCTGTAGCATCTCCTCCGAACGGTCTGCGGTTTCGTCCTGCTCCGCCTCACCGACGACGGCGAGGTTGCGCAACCCCTCACCGCTTGTCCCACGTTTTTTCGCAAACAGCGCATCATAATGCTCGCGCAGCAAATCGAGGTGATTTTCTGCGATGAGGCGATGTGGAATTTTGAGATACCCTTTCTCTTGAAACTGTTCAACCTGTTGTGGCGTGAGTTTCATAGGATTCTCCTTTGATATTTCAATTTCGCTTTACTCGTACTCGCATTTGATGGTATACTTCGCATACAATAAGGTTTTGATTTCTGACGAGGTCGCTATGAAAACACTAGATGATTACGTCAAAGAATTAAAAACTGAAGATCTCATCGAATCCGCGCATACAGCCAAAGTGCAAAGCCACGTGCTGCTAGAGGATCAAGGGATTTCTACGCTTGCCCTTGGCAGTACTGAAACTGCTGTGTCCTCTGCTTCAGGTCGTGCTACTGCTGACGAGAAATAATCGTCTCATCTATGAACACTACTTCAACATAGTTCTCCTTCTGAATCCTACAGTTTAACTGGCTCCCCAATCTCTGCTGACCGCTTCACCGCACGGCAAATCGCCACCGCTTTCATACCCGCTTCACCACTTGCCCGTGGTTCGCTCCCCGTTTGAATGCACTCGATAAAATGCTCAATCTCTGCACGAAAAGAATCAAAATCCGGGTAGTTTTCCTCCTGCAAAGTCTCCGGATCATTTCGGAAGGAATAATGCAAAGTGTCCACGCGGTCGAATCCGCCTGTCACTTCAGCGACGCCGTTTTCGTTAGCGACGTAGAAATCCTCAAAACTGAACCCTCCCATCGAAACCATGCCGGCATTAACAACCCCAATCGCGCCGCTTTTGAAGCGCAGCGTGAACATCGCACAGTCAATCTGTGGCTTCCGATGTGGTGCAAAGAAGGTCCCGCCCTCGGCGTAAACTCGTTCGACATCTCCCATCAAAAAGCCGAGAATGTCTGCGGCGTGCACAGCGTTTTCGAGGATAGGTCCACCGCCGTCGTCCTCTGCCCAGAACCAATCTTTATTCGACATCCCCGGATGCGGATACCGGTGAACCATGTACTGAATCGGTCCAAATTCACCTTCCGTCAGTTCCTTCAAACGTAGGAGTGGTGGGATAAATCGTTTCTTATGCCCAATCTGCAAAACGACACCCGCGGACTTGCACACATCGATCATCGCCTGACAGTCCGAAACCGTGCTTGCCATCGGCTTCTCGCACAGTACGTGGATGCCACGCTCGGCCGCTGCGCGTGTTAAAGCGAGATGAATTTTCGGGGGTGTACAAATGCTGATTGCCGTCAGATCCTCCGTATCCAGCATCGCCTCCGCAGAGGTATATCCTTGGACACTGTACTGTGACGCGAAATCGTCTGCAATTTGTGGGACGATGTCACATACGCTGACCAACTCGGCGTCAGGATTACCCGCCCACCGATCAACATGGGCGCGACCAACGCCCGCTAACCCAATCACTGCAACTTTCATACGGTACTCCTCTAAGTTGCCATTTTTGCTTTAGCCTGCGTAATCTTTGACCTACTCCCAACCCTCAAGGATTGGGATTCTCGCATTGCTTTGAGAATATCCGTCTCCCGTATAGACACACNNNNNNNNNNNNNNNNNNNNNNNNNNNNNNNNNNNNNNNNNNNNNNNNNNNNNNNNNNNNNNNNNNNNNNNNNNNNNNNNNNNNNNNNNNNNNNNNNNNNNNNNNNNNNNNNNNNNNNNNNNNNNNNNNNNNNNNNNNNNNNNNNNNNNNNNNNNNNNNNNNNNNNNNNNNNNNNNNNNNNNNNNNNNNNNNNNNNNNNNNNNNNNNNNNNNNNNNNNNNNNNNNNNNNNNNNNNNNNNNNNNNNNNNNNNNNNNNNNNNNNNNNNNNNNNNNNNNNNNNNNNNNNNNNNNNNNNNNNNNNNNNNNNNNNNACGCAAAACCGTGCTAAAGCAATCTGTATCCAAAGCACAAATGCTTGGGCTTTAGACCTAAAGGATTTTTTGGTAAGTATTGAGACGGTTTTTCTTACGGATTATGGGTTATTTTTTATTAGCCCCGCTGGAACATAGATGGCAGCTTGCATTATTCCATTGAAAGATAATAGATACCCCCGTAGTTTAGCAGAGAGAAATTGCAGAGTCAAGATAAAGAAAAAGATAAAACTTGACAACGGGTAGTGAATCTCATACACTAAAGTCCAGCGGCCATTCTGAGTTGTTCGTGGGAGGAGGCATCTACATTGATCTGTCCCAAATGCGGCGGTAAAGTACAAACGCTCAAAAACGAGTCTGCATTTTGCCTAGATTGCGAGTGGGATAATCTTGAGCAAATCCCCCAATCGGGACAACGAGCCGATTGCAGGCATCTATGGGTTTTGCAGGTAAACCAAGCCGATGGA
This portion of the Candidatus Poribacteria bacterium genome encodes:
- a CDS encoding helix-turn-helix domain-containing protein: MVKTYQYRIYPTTKQRKTLDAILEGCQTLYNQALAMWKQAYQKHGESLSYKIQANHLTPC
- a CDS encoding transposase, translated to MNPKDTSQKCSGCDTVVKKSLSVRIPNCPDCGLQLDRDHNAAINIKKATVALRGGAVVANTPEKSRFIGNRSAKPCKSRETGNKPQSFREG
- the ftsH gene encoding ATP-dependent zinc metalloprotease FtsH, whose product is MVWLIMASFVAYAMYHFLSSGKEKVHQLAASEFYAYLRQPNSKDLFEGKIEIGKEWIKGKFKDPQPILDLDEMRGGRGEPATFQEFRTSRDIYSEYPLQEKLVEYQIPFDNERSSAVPQWIVIFGSTILPILLFLGIMIFISRQMQGTGNRALSFGKSRARLHSESESKITFANVAGCDEAKEGLEEVIQFLKDPKKFQRLGGRIPKGVLLMGPPGTGKTLLARAVAGEANVPFYSISGSDFVEMFVGVGASRVRDLFETGKKNAPCIIFIDELDAVGRHRGAGIGGGHDEREQTLNQLLVEMDGFDTSEGVILIAATNRPDVLDPALLRPGRFDRQIVVDLPDVKGREDIFKVHTANIETDPDVDLERLAKATPYFSGADIENMVNEAALLAAKEDKDSVEMIFFDEAKDRVLMGPERRSLIISDDDRRVTAYHEAGHALLRHVIPENDPNYKATIIPRGRSLGVSVALPIQERRNFNKKYLLGSITTALGGRVAEELIFGELTTGAQNDFEQATDIARKMVTQWGMSDLGPLSFGRREEQVFLGKEIAHHQDYSDKTAIEIDEAVHGIVMECYNRARNLIETHLDGLKKLADELLERETLITEDIEEILGPRPQLSPIAS
- the folP gene encoding dihydropteroate synthase, coding for MNCRGKSITFGERTWIMGILNVTPDSFSDGGRYLDTNRAIAYAHQMIEDGADIIDIGGESSRPGALPVSTDEELARVLPVIEALANGTEALLSIDTYKPIVARSALQAGAHIVNDITALSDADMAGVVMEMGAGLILMHMKGVPRTMQRSPVYSDLIPEVLTFLRQRIDKAQAEGVCPGRIMIDPGIGFGKTAEHNLEILRCLDAFQSLDKPILIGTSRKSFIGKILNLPNPDDRVEGTAATVAWAIAHGADVVRVHDVKAMCQIAQMTDAIHRRTD
- a CDS encoding YigZ family protein is translated as MSDEYKTIVGMAESKLVVKKSRFFGLVTSVDTIQRSKRFLALVQEKYPNASHYCCAYSIGWGREKREYATDAGEPRKSAGPPILAALTASQLSNVVCIVVRYYGGINLGVGGLIRAYGRCARECLASAKIETQIFYKTLQVRTPYEQIGSVLKLCSRLGGKVINVEYDQHATVHLQIRQREVENFQENLRGINADIDVIDPVTV
- a CDS encoding glycine cleavage system protein H, whose protein sequence is MNEVKKFTTTHEWVEVGENDGVVGITERIQLEYGDIIFVELPTVGDEYEQDEPLGRVEVTDGNTFPIHAPATGEIKEINTTLDEDPDLINHSPEGDGWICRISIESPRELDVLMDVDAYTDYEEEELDDEYMDEEDFYDEDEAY
- a CDS encoding ABC-F family ATP-binding cassette domain-containing protein; the protein is MSLVRLDQVTKSYDPYLILDEVSLSIEHGDRIGLIGKNGTGKTTLIEIVAGIIEDFKGNIGYAKRLQIGYLSQEPNLEADCSLRQEMFKVFQKRRDLEDEMLLLSEEMVEDPNLLDRYARLQEQHERMGGYDYEYQTNRTLGGLGFRDSDFNLKTGVLSGGQKSRAALAKLLLEDPDLLLLDEPTNHLDIKAIEWLENFLNTEYQGAVIIVSHDRYFLDRVARKIIELRNHKLTEYPGNYTKYLEIRQTEKIAQEREYKKQKRYIAHEEDFIRRNMAGQRTREAQGRQKLLDRLERVEKPETDEKTIKLRFTPDVRGGNDILQCQGLGKRYGDKQIFEDMNMEIYRQDVVGVIGPNGVGKTTLFRMMLGNELPTSGKLKVGHNLHFGYYDQELVGLNQDNTIIDEIWALRPTQKQGEIRSFLGRFLFSDDEVFKWIGDLSGGEQSRVMLAKLLLENANVLLLDEPTNHLDIPSREVLEEALAAYPATIFMISHDRYFLNSLVNKLLIFENGTANLFFGTYAEYEAHVREQKRQAMQAKEEAEKAKKVERQEKQRRERLRVASTSKKSKKKRRVKAQRVADV
- a CDS encoding dipeptidase, which gives rise to MTSELSSIDFHNEALVIDSHNDTIVGHIRRGNVSIADKETPDRVRHDGTIAYMRGPLDRVASQMDIQINLPKMRQGGVDAAFFAIDVTRAWKNHLSYALDAIGFFKAEVETHADEIIIAETAEDIREAKAAGKLAAILVIENSDGVERSLNILKSLHHLGVRSVGLTHDPTSWAAAGNAETDSGGGLTRFGVQLVKEMNRLGMLVDVSHISERGFWDVLEIAERPVIASHSNCKALCGHPRNLTDEQIKRIAENGGVIGATFVTWFIDDDAPSFSRYIDHIDHIVNLVGDDHVGIGSDFDGGGEQLRDATEFPKITEALLERGYSTASIRKILGENHLRAFAEACPG